In Phyllopteryx taeniolatus isolate TA_2022b chromosome 8, UOR_Ptae_1.2, whole genome shotgun sequence, one genomic interval encodes:
- the LOC133482116 gene encoding uncharacterized protein LOC133482116 translates to MEEHFLFVHTWQKVGANHKLRQQLELFYSVALTLHHTKYGIRSIRIVGTLLPTLEDLHAARTKTRACKILSDPPHPGHRRLFRLLPSVKVLHLSTWLELRCGRHNLELNTLKTVEMIVDFRRHPSPQLPLTLSSCLVSTVETFKFLGITVSQVLKWAININSVLKKAQQRMYFLRLLRKHGLLSQFYTAVLPSKSGLVVLQKRTNSDCNGQSKLLGRLLVTPTQP, encoded by the exons ATGGAGgagcacttcctgtttgtgcatacttggcaaaaagtgggagccaatcacaa GCTGCGACAGCAACTGGAGTTGTTTTACTCCGTGGCGCTAACACTTCACCACACAAAGTACGGCATCAGGTCCATCAG gattgtcggtaccctcctacccacccttgaggacttgcacgctgccagaactaagacaagggcgtgcaaaatcctctcggaccctccgcatcccggtcaccgccggctcttccggctccttccctcag taaaagtcttacatttatCCACttggctggagctgcggtgcggccgacacaacctggagctgaacacgctcaagactgtagagatgatcgtggacttcaggagacatccttcgccacagctgcccctcacgctgtccagctgtcttgtgtcaaccgtcgagaccttcaagttcctgggaattacagtctctcaggtcctgaagtgggcaatcaacatcaactccgtcctcaaaaaggcccagcagaggatgtacttcctgcggcttctgaggaagcacggcctgctgagccagttctacacagcggttcTTCCATCAAAGTCGGGTTTGGtggtgctacaaaaaaggacaaactccgactgcaacggacaatcaaaattgCTGGGAAGATTGTTGGTAACCCCTACCcaaccttga